From the genome of Bradyrhizobium elkanii USDA 76, one region includes:
- a CDS encoding MGMT family protein produces the protein MKTFSDKARDIVRKIPKGKTMSYKAVAAKAGNSKAARAVGAIMRTNYDPSIPCHRVIASDGSMRGDVRPRRRPAQQRS, from the coding sequence ATGAAAACCTTTTCGGATAAGGCTCGCGACATCGTGCGCAAGATCCCAAAGGGGAAGACCATGTCGTACAAAGCTGTCGCTGCTAAGGCCGGCAATTCGAAAGCTGCACGCGCGGTTGGTGCCATAATGCGCACGAATTACGACCCATCGATCCCCTGTCATCGCGTTATTGCAAGCGACGGCTCAATGCGCGGCGACGTTCGTCCGCGCCGTCGACCGGCCCAACAACGATCCTGA
- a CDS encoding gamma-glutamylcyclotransferase family protein: protein MLKATEEEIEEVREYFEWQAPDLEVTFMQKVYSEAVGNTRHDVWDIHTNKDRWWVITGGTNLYSQEQFPSMDLALTFHIGLIIRVPRTEDQQEDDLRILPFGRVFEKMEEAGAALTQAQSLTDYQAVGVRCREALLELIGVAQDSAMWTDNPPQRANFRAWTEIICNDLLPSDTNKERRGAVKSALESAWTFSNWLTHSKSATWLDADMAHVLIQLACGMAARLIIRALRGVPEECPNCGLPHLEPQHAENAAAPNILWERPHCADCGWSGRPIPLLNLEDGQPIITREGEESEEPSIMTVPLRKIVRPGDPPIEPLKKREAGPPEPVVYFAYGSNMCTARLRERTPSCKPLGIATLPGHTLRFHKRSRDKSGKCNAFASGNNDNVIGVLFSFDPSERATLDAAEGVGSGYEHAIVTVINEKGRRRKVLTYRATPEHIDDNLKPYSWYKDFVLSGAREHGLPPDYIEKHIQSVEAIDDPNATRDKNERAKLGSPEL from the coding sequence ATGTTGAAAGCTACCGAGGAGGAGATCGAGGAAGTCCGAGAATATTTTGAATGGCAAGCGCCGGACCTCGAGGTAACTTTCATGCAGAAGGTCTACTCGGAGGCCGTCGGGAACACCCGTCACGACGTGTGGGATATCCATACCAACAAGGATCGCTGGTGGGTGATCACTGGCGGCACGAATCTTTACTCTCAAGAGCAATTCCCAAGTATGGACCTTGCTCTGACCTTCCATATTGGCCTGATCATCCGCGTCCCGCGCACGGAAGATCAACAGGAGGACGACCTACGTATCCTACCGTTCGGTCGGGTCTTCGAGAAGATGGAAGAAGCCGGCGCCGCCTTGACACAAGCTCAGAGCCTCACCGATTATCAGGCTGTTGGCGTCCGCTGCCGAGAAGCGCTACTCGAACTGATCGGCGTCGCGCAAGATTCGGCAATGTGGACCGACAACCCACCGCAGCGTGCGAACTTCCGCGCGTGGACAGAAATCATCTGCAACGATCTTCTGCCGAGCGACACGAACAAAGAGCGTCGTGGGGCGGTCAAAAGTGCGCTGGAGTCCGCATGGACGTTCTCTAACTGGCTGACGCATTCAAAGTCCGCTACCTGGCTTGATGCCGACATGGCGCACGTATTAATCCAGCTTGCCTGCGGAATGGCGGCTCGGTTGATCATTCGTGCATTGCGCGGTGTACCTGAAGAATGCCCGAACTGCGGCCTGCCGCATCTCGAACCACAACACGCAGAAAACGCAGCCGCGCCCAACATACTCTGGGAACGGCCGCACTGCGCAGATTGCGGATGGAGCGGCAGGCCCATCCCACTCCTCAATCTTGAGGACGGACAACCGATTATCACTCGCGAGGGTGAAGAGTCCGAAGAGCCCAGCATAATGACAGTTCCGCTGCGCAAGATTGTTAGGCCCGGCGATCCGCCGATCGAGCCGCTAAAGAAGAGAGAAGCCGGGCCACCGGAGCCGGTCGTCTATTTTGCCTACGGATCCAACATGTGCACCGCCCGGCTGCGTGAGCGCACGCCGAGCTGCAAGCCACTCGGCATTGCTACCCTGCCCGGTCATACGCTTCGCTTCCATAAGCGCAGCAGGGACAAGTCTGGAAAGTGCAACGCATTTGCTAGTGGCAACAACGACAACGTAATCGGGGTCCTCTTCAGCTTCGATCCATCCGAGCGCGCCACGCTAGATGCGGCGGAAGGCGTCGGCAGCGGCTACGAGCACGCAATTGTCACGGTCATCAACGAGAAAGGTCGCAGGCGAAAGGTCCTTACCTATCGCGCAACCCCTGAGCACATCGACGACAACCTCAAGCCCTACAGCTGGTACAAAGATTTTGTCCTCTCCGGAGCTAGGGAACACGGCTTGCCGCCCGACTATATTGAAAAGCATATCCAGTCTGTAGAAGCGATCGATGACCCCAATGCGACACGCGACAAGAATGAGCGGGCCAAGCTGGGAAGTCCCGAGCTGTGA
- a CDS encoding NupC/NupG family nucleoside CNT transporter, which produces MLQLQSAFGVVALLLIAWALSENRLKVSLRQAAIGLVVTLVTALVLIKVPLVTQAFGAINDAVGTIAAATRAGTAFVFGYVGGGPAPFDPKAPGSDFILAFQALPIVLVMSVLTTLLFYWRVLPPVVRGMAWLLERTLGVGGAVGLSTAANIFLGMVEAPLFIRPYLAQLTRSELFLVMTGGMAGIAGTVLVLYATLLAPLIPDAAAHFVIASVLGAPAAILVSLIMVPETSDKRTGGSLDNPDIQVSSTMDAIVKGTAAGLELLMNIIAMLLVLVALVYLANAIIGLLPEIGGAKVSLQRLLGYVMAPVCWLMGLPWPQAITAGSLMGTKTVLNELIAYVDLSKLGPDTLDPRSRLIMLYAMCGFANFASLGIMIGGLGIMAPERRHEINALGLKSIVSGTLTTCLMGAVVGMLTQP; this is translated from the coding sequence ATGCTGCAGTTGCAATCGGCGTTCGGCGTGGTGGCGTTGCTCTTGATCGCCTGGGCGCTGAGCGAGAATCGCCTGAAGGTGTCGCTGCGCCAGGCGGCGATCGGGCTCGTCGTCACGCTCGTCACGGCGCTGGTGCTGATCAAGGTGCCGCTGGTGACGCAGGCCTTCGGCGCGATCAATGACGCGGTCGGCACGATCGCGGCCGCGACGCGCGCCGGCACCGCCTTCGTGTTCGGCTATGTCGGCGGCGGCCCGGCGCCGTTCGATCCCAAGGCGCCGGGCTCGGATTTCATCCTCGCCTTCCAGGCGCTGCCGATCGTGCTGGTCATGAGCGTGCTGACGACGCTGTTGTTCTATTGGCGCGTGCTGCCGCCTGTTGTGCGCGGCATGGCCTGGCTGCTCGAGCGCACGCTCGGCGTCGGCGGCGCGGTCGGGCTCTCGACTGCGGCCAATATCTTCCTCGGCATGGTCGAAGCGCCGCTCTTCATCCGCCCCTATCTGGCGCAGCTCACCCGCAGCGAATTGTTTCTGGTGATGACCGGCGGCATGGCCGGGATCGCCGGCACAGTGCTGGTGCTGTACGCCACGCTGCTGGCGCCGCTGATCCCGGATGCGGCCGCGCATTTCGTCATCGCCTCGGTGCTCGGCGCGCCGGCCGCAATTTTGGTGAGCCTGATCATGGTGCCGGAAACCTCGGACAAGCGCACCGGCGGATCGCTCGACAATCCCGATATCCAGGTGTCGTCGACGATGGACGCCATCGTGAAGGGCACGGCCGCCGGGCTCGAGCTCTTGATGAACATCATCGCGATGCTGCTGGTGCTGGTCGCGCTGGTGTATCTGGCGAACGCGATCATCGGCCTGCTGCCGGAGATCGGCGGCGCGAAGGTTTCGCTGCAGCGGCTGCTTGGTTACGTCATGGCGCCGGTGTGCTGGCTGATGGGCCTGCCCTGGCCGCAGGCGATTACGGCGGGAAGCCTGATGGGCACCAAGACCGTGCTGAACGAGCTGATCGCCTATGTCGACCTGTCGAAGCTCGGCCCCGACACGCTCGATCCGCGCTCGCGGCTGATCATGCTCTACGCGATGTGCGGCTTTGCCAACTTCGCGAGCCTCGGCATCATGATCGGCGGCCTCGGCATCATGGCGCCCGAGCGGCGCCACGAGATCAACGCGCTCGGGCTGAAGTCGATCGTCTCAGGCACGCTGACGACCTGCCTGATGGGCGCGGTCGTGGGGATGCTGACGCAGCCGTAG